In Horticoccus luteus, the following proteins share a genomic window:
- a CDS encoding DUF433 domain-containing protein: protein MNYMERITFNPNQCGGRPCIRGMRIRVKDVLDLVAAGVPEADILADYPDLEADDIKASLEYAAAQLDHPVLVASR, encoded by the coding sequence ATGAATTATATGGAGCGCATCACCTTCAATCCGAACCAGTGCGGCGGACGCCCGTGCATCCGCGGGATGCGCATCCGGGTGAAAGACGTGCTCGACCTCGTTGCGGCCGGTGTGCCCGAAGCGGACATCCTCGCGGACTATCCCGACCTTGAAGCGGACGACATCAAGGCGAGCCTGGAATACGCCGCCGCCCAGCTCGATCACCCCGTGCTCGTGGCCAGCCGGTGA
- a CDS encoding RHS repeat domain-containing protein, with protein MLRVWRRFPFLDLVDPSRARRHLTPGRLPTSAKPAPGFPLPLPATASCSYGARATNPPELAIHMNGRVYDPTLGRFLSADPVVDDREDCQSFNRYSYVNNNPLTFARRIPAPRRHVRIPIERRNNLHNRPNRMAPHFPISRRVRAAREVLFKRSWLPSLPP; from the coding sequence ATGCTGCGCGTCTGGCGGCGCTTCCCGTTCCTTGACTTGGTCGATCCCTCGCGCGCTCGCCGCCATCTCACGCCCGGGCGCCTCCCAACGTCGGCGAAACCCGCGCCGGGCTTCCCGCTTCCGCTGCCGGCAACCGCGTCCTGCTCCTACGGTGCGCGCGCTACGAACCCGCCGGAGCTGGCAATCCACATGAACGGCCGGGTCTATGACCCTACGCTGGGCAGGTTCCTCAGCGCGGACCCGGTCGTGGACGACAGGGAGGACTGTCAGAGCTTCAACCGCTACAGCTACGTCAACAACAACCCGCTCACCTTCGCCCGTCGAATACCCGCCCCCCGCCGACACGTAAGGATACCCATAGAACGCCGCAATAACCTGCACAATCGGCCCAACCGTATGGCTCCACACTTTCCAATATCCCGTCGGGTCAGGGCGGCACGCGAGGTTCTGTTCAAGCGTTCGTGGCTGCCGAGTTTGCCGCCGTAG